Genomic window (Deltaproteobacteria bacterium):
AAATAACGGACACTTGGCCTCAGACACGGTAGACTAACGCATAGCGTCACCGAGTTCTCACTCAAAGTTGAGGCATCTTAAGGTATGGGCCGAAGGGCCAGGGAGTCAACGTGATTTCCATGCACAGGGTCAAAATGTCATTTGGGGGCACAAGTATCCTAGATGACATTTCTTTTTCGGTGTCGCGGGGAGAGCGCGTCAGCCTGATCGGGCCAGGTGGGAGCGGTAAATCGACCGTTCTTAAGCTCTTACTTGGATTATTGACGCCGGATGCTGGCGATATTGTGCTGATGGACACCGACATGATCCGGGCCAGCGACCGCGAGCGCCAAAAGACGCTGCGCGGCGTAGGTATGGCTTTCCAGCAAGGGGCTTTGTTTGACTTCATGACCGTGGCCGAGAATTTGACCTTCGCCATGGAACACATGACGGATCTTGGGCCAGAAGAGGTCGAGCAGCGGATCGATAGTTTGTTGGCAGGCGTTAAGCTAAGCCGGACTAAAAACATGTACCCCTACGAGCTCTCCGGCGGGATGCAGCGCCGCGTCGGTATCGCTAGGGCACTGGCGACTGATCCGGTGGTATCCATTTTTGATGAGCCCACCGCAGGACTGGATCCAGTGACGTCGACCATCATTCTAAACATGATTTCAAACCTTGCTGGTGCCAGCCGAGACTGCGCTCAGCTCATTGTCACGTCCAATGTCGAGATCGGCATCCGCTTCGCCGATCGCCTACTCGTCCTCAATGAGGGGCGGATCGTTGCGGATGGGCCCTGGCGTGAGCTCTTGCTGCATGGCTCCGATTGGGTTAGGAATTTTCTCGGAGTTCGGCTCATAGGTTTGGATTTTGAGTATGCCCAGGGGCTAAAACTACCGGCTGAGTTCCTGGCCCAACACTGGTCGCGATGAAGATGAAAAGGTAGTAGCAATTCATGTATTGGCTAATGACCGCTCTGGCGCGTCTCCTGACGAGCCTACCTGACCGGGTCGTCGACAGGCTGGCTTGGCTCTTAGCCATAATGGCTTTTGATGGCCTGCGTGTGCGGCGGCGCACGGTCTTGGCCAATCTGGCGCTAGCATTTCCCGAAAAGTCTCCATCGGAGCGGGTGTCTTGGGGGCGGATTTCCTTTTATCACTTCATTTTGACGACCTTTGAATTTTTGACCAGCTCGCGCCTAGATTTGGCTGGCACCGTGACCATGCATGATGACGTTCACCTGCGCACTGCCTTGGCCGAGGGCAAGGGCGCCTACATCCTCTGTATGCATCTCGGCAACTGGGAGGCGATGGGTGCTGCGTGTTCGCGCCATTTTGGGCCGTCGCATGTTTTGGTGAAAGCAGTGGGTACATCTGGGCTCAACCGTTTTGTCTCAGAATACCGGGAGCGCAACGGCTTTCATTGGGTTAAGAGGCAGCGCAAAGGGGACGGTTTAAAGGCGATCGCCAACATCCTCGCGCGGCGTGAAGTGGTAGGGTTCGTTATGGATCAAGCGCGGCCTGGTGAGCCTAAACTGCCGTTTTTTGGTCACCCGGCAAAAACAAATACGAGTTTTGCGGCGATTTTGCGTCGCTATCCCGCGCCGGTTGTGCCTAGTTTCGTCATCCGAGAGGGCTTCCACCGACACACGGAATACTTTCTACCTCCGGTTGAGGTATCTTTCACTGACGATGCACAGGCCGACGTGCTCAGACATTCGGCGCAGTTTAACAAGATCGTCGAGGATTGCGTGCGGCGATGTCCTGAGCAGTATTTTTGGCTGCATAACCGGTGGAAGTGAGTGATGACCTCGATGGAACAACAATCCCGCGTTTTCGCGCCCAGACTTTTCGTGACCGATATCGATAACACGTTGTTCGATTGGGTGGCATACTACGTAGCTGCCATCGGCGCCCTCATTGCCCAAGTTGAGGTGACTATTGGCGTGCCGCGTGATGTGCTTGCCCGTGAGGTGCGGCAAGTTTTTACCGCGCATGCATCGATAGAATATCCATTTTTGGTGCAGGAACTGCCCTCGGTCATGGCTCATTACGGTAACGACATTGACCGGATGTTGCGCGAGGCTGTGGAACCCGCGCGTGCCGCCTTTCTCGCCGCGGGACAGCAAAGGTTGAAACCATACAGCGATGTCATTGATACCTTGCGGGAACTTCGCCGACGCTATCCCGGGATGCCCTGCGCTGCGCTCACTGACGCACCACGCTACGTAGCGATGTGGAAACTCAATAAACTGGGGCTACTGCCATTTTTTGACGCCGTTTATGGCCTGCGCGACCCGCGGTTGCCGACGCACAAAGAGCTCGGTCGTGTCAAAGTTGATAGCGAAATCCTGCTCAAACATTTGAGTCAACACAGCTTTGATTTTGCCGGACGGATCCGCATTCTGCCGGACGAATACGAGAAACCGGGACACCGGGGCCTGAAGACAGTGCTCATGGACTACGAGCTTGACGAAGCTGACGTCGCCGAGCGGCGCCGCGTCATCTGGATTGGCGATAATCGCCGTAAAGATGTGGCTCTCGGTAAGCGTCTCGGGGTTTACACCATGTGGGCATCGTACGGTAAACCAAACCCGACAGATTTAGCTTCACTAGCGGATTTTAGCCCTCTAAGTAATATAGAGAAGAATGCCGAGGTGGCAGCCGGAGGCGACGCTTTGTCACCCCCCGACGCGGTGCTAGAGACATTTGGCGACACGTTGGCGATTATGGCGCAACTTTGAGTGCGCCGGCGGCAATAGGGGTGAGCCAGTCAATAAAAGCCGGTGCAAGCGTATAAACGCCGCCCACTTCGCAGGTGCCTGATCCGCGCGACGTGACGCCCACAACGCGGAGTGCGCCCTGTGTATCAGGTACAAAGACGGGGCCTCCGCTGTCGCCCTTACAGGTGTCGGGTGCGCCAGCTGCGCCGGCGTAAAACTCGGTGGCAACCAGGGCGGGGATCTCGATGATCTCCGATTTCCGAATCGAGCGGCCGTGATCGTCAACCTTGAGTACGCTTGTTTTTTGTTTATAAAGCGCGTTAAACGGCGTCTCCGCGGTGGCGAGCTCATGAGCAGTCCACGGCGAGTCCCAGGCCGATTTTTGTCCGTATCCTGCAAGGACAACCTTGGTTCCGTCTTTGAGCGCGGAAGCAACAGACTCCTGCGCCAGCACGGTACCCAATACAGCATCTGCAGCGGGCGTAGCCAGTTGCCAGACTGCAATGTCATAGGCCTCTTTCAAACGCACGGCTCCGTCCGCATCCTTACCCATCCTAGAGCGTTGAAATTGTGGATGCACCACCAAGCGCTGTACGGAGATGCGCGCGGCGATCGCCTTTTCTGGTTGGCTCTTGCCGACGACAACGCCCAGGGTGCTGGGATCGTACTCCCGGTCTTTGCTATCGACGCTGCAGTGAGCTGCGGTCAGGACCAGTGTCGGTGTCAGCAGAGTGCCGGTACAGAAGGAGTAAAGAATCCCCTCGCTGTCAGGCTTAATGAGAGCTACGACGGGCAGGGTGGCGGCGTCGGCGGGTGTACCACCGATGACTTTGGCGTCGCTCGGGGTTGACCTGTCAGAGCAGCCGCTTAGGAGCGAGATCGCCAGCAAAAGAGTTGCACCAGAGTGCCGTAGACTCATCATCGCATTCACCTAACTATCTGAAAATGTTGGAGTGTATTTACGTGTCGGCCGCGGCCGCGCCCCACACATGCTATATCCAGCCTATCTTCGCAAGTCCAAATCTAAAATGACTCCTCGACGTAGTCGAGATCGGCACCAAACGACTCTTCCATCCCGTAGAGTGCCACGAAGGCCACCGCGATACAGGTGAGACCCAGGATCAGAGCGCTACCGGTTAAGTCAAAGTTAGGAATCAGCGACTTGAAGACAAAAGTTAGGAGTACCACCGAACCGCGGACAAAGTTGGGGACACTGATCGATACCAAAGCCCTGATGTTGGTGCCAAACTGTTCGGCGGCCATAGTGAGGAACACTGCCCAATAGCCGGTTGCCACGCCTACGACAAAGCTCATAACGTAATAAACTTGCGGGTCGAATCCGCGCATGTTGAGTAAGGCAACGATCGCCATCAAGGTCGCAGTCAGAAATACGCCCACCACCTTCTTGCGGCTGCGCCACCATTGCCCGATAAATCCTGTGATCAAATCGCCAACGACGATGCCAGCATAGCTACACATGACGGCTGTGCCTGCGGACACGGGCCCCGTAGCGCCAAGCGCGCGGCAAATTTCGGGCGAAAACGTGACGATGATGCCAATGCAAAACCAGGTTGGAATACCCACGACAATGCAGCGCAGGTAACGGATCAGCCGGGCAGGTGACTTGAAAATAAGGCCCAGGTCCCCCTTGGGTACCGATCGATCGTGTAACTTGTGGAACATGTTTGACTCAAGCAAGCGAAAGCGGGTGACAAGCAGCGCCAGACCCATCAAACCGCCGACTAGAAAAGCGGTGCGCCACGACAAGAAGTTGGCGACTAAGCCAGCGAATACGGCCC
Coding sequences:
- a CDS encoding ATP-binding cassette domain-containing protein, giving the protein MISMHRVKMSFGGTSILDDISFSVSRGERVSLIGPGGSGKSTVLKLLLGLLTPDAGDIVLMDTDMIRASDRERQKTLRGVGMAFQQGALFDFMTVAENLTFAMEHMTDLGPEEVEQRIDSLLAGVKLSRTKNMYPYELSGGMQRRVGIARALATDPVVSIFDEPTAGLDPVTSTIILNMISNLAGASRDCAQLIVTSNVEIGIRFADRLLVLNEGRIVADGPWRELLLHGSDWVRNFLGVRLIGLDFEYAQGLKLPAEFLAQHWSR
- a CDS encoding HAD family hydrolase, producing MEQQSRVFAPRLFVTDIDNTLFDWVAYYVAAIGALIAQVEVTIGVPRDVLAREVRQVFTAHASIEYPFLVQELPSVMAHYGNDIDRMLREAVEPARAAFLAAGQQRLKPYSDVIDTLRELRRRYPGMPCAALTDAPRYVAMWKLNKLGLLPFFDAVYGLRDPRLPTHKELGRVKVDSEILLKHLSQHSFDFAGRIRILPDEYEKPGHRGLKTVLMDYELDEADVAERRRVIWIGDNRRKDVALGKRLGVYTMWASYGKPNPTDLASLADFSPLSNIEKNAEVAAGGDALSPPDAVLETFGDTLAIMAQL
- a CDS encoding trypsin-like serine protease; this encodes MMSLRHSGATLLLAISLLSGCSDRSTPSDAKVIGGTPADAATLPVVALIKPDSEGILYSFCTGTLLTPTLVLTAAHCSVDSKDREYDPSTLGVVVGKSQPEKAIAARISVQRLVVHPQFQRSRMGKDADGAVRLKEAYDIAVWQLATPAADAVLGTVLAQESVASALKDGTKVVLAGYGQKSAWDSPWTAHELATAETPFNALYKQKTSVLKVDDHGRSIRKSEIIEIPALVATEFYAGAAGAPDTCKGDSGGPVFVPDTQGALRVVGVTSRGSGTCEVGGVYTLAPAFIDWLTPIAAGALKVAP
- a CDS encoding MFS transporter, whose amino-acid sequence is MSERVTDLSLTKILLNPTVLVSGLGYFVDIYDLVLFSIVRVPSLNDLGITGPNQLEVGVQLLDMQMAGMLIGGILWGIMGDKRGRVSVLFGSILLYSLANLANAFVQNTLQYSLLRLLAGIGLAGELGAAIALVSESLPRHARGYGTCFVAAIGVSGAVFAGLVANFLSWRTAFLVGGLMGLALLVTRFRLLESNMFHKLHDRSVPKGDLGLIFKSPARLIRYLRCIVVGIPTWFCIGIIVTFSPEICRALGATGPVSAGTAVMCSYAGIVVGDLITGFIGQWWRSRKKVVGVFLTATLMAIVALLNMRGFDPQVYYVMSFVVGVATGYWAVFLTMAAEQFGTNIRALVSISVPNFVRGSVVLLTFVFKSLIPNFDLTGSALILGLTCIAVAFVALYGMEESFGADLDYVEESF